The Bacteroidota bacterium genome includes a region encoding these proteins:
- a CDS encoding NAD(P)H-binding protein, with translation MHLAVFGATGRTGREALTQALAAGHTVSAFVRSRAKLAAQQDLSNDRLRVVEGDVRDYDAVARAVAGADAVLSCLAPVPKDGRVQTEGTEHIARAMAAHGVRRIVSLTGAGVDAPGDPERSLGGKIMRGVMGLVAKDILADAEGHAAVLRRSDLDYAVVRAPRLTDDPHSGRYRHGILQLGLGAKIPRADVADFMLAEATSGTYRRIEPHVTGA, from the coding sequence ATGCACCTCGCCGTTTTCGGAGCCACCGGCCGGACTGGCCGCGAAGCCCTCACCCAGGCCCTCGCCGCTGGCCACACCGTCTCCGCCTTCGTGCGCAGCCGCGCCAAGCTCGCCGCCCAGCAAGACCTCTCGAACGACCGCCTCCGCGTCGTCGAGGGCGACGTGCGCGACTACGACGCCGTCGCCCGCGCCGTCGCGGGGGCCGATGCTGTCCTCTCGTGCCTCGCCCCCGTCCCTAAGGACGGCCGCGTCCAGACCGAGGGTACCGAGCACATCGCCCGCGCGATGGCGGCCCACGGCGTCCGCCGCATCGTGAGCCTCACCGGTGCCGGCGTCGACGCCCCCGGCGACCCCGAGCGCTCGCTCGGCGGGAAGATCATGCGCGGCGTGATGGGCCTCGTGGCCAAAGACATCCTCGCCGACGCCGAGGGCCACGCCGCCGTCCTCCGCCGCTCCGACCTCGACTACGCCGTCGTCCGCGCCCCCCGCCTGACCGACGACCCGCACTCGGGCCGCTACCGCCACGGCATCCTCCAGCTCGGCCTCGGTGCCAAGATCCCCCGCGCTGACGTGGCTGACTTCATGCTGGCCGAGGCCACCAGCGGGACCTACCGCCGCATCGAGCCCCACGTCACCGGTGCCTAG
- a CDS encoding DUF433 domain-containing protein — MQRHQVYHSDPDTLGGTPVFQGTRVPVQNLLDYLSSGRPLDDFLEGFPSVSREQAAAFLALAKDAVLAAA; from the coding sequence ATGCAGCGGCACCAGGTCTACCATTCCGACCCCGACACTTTGGGAGGCACACCCGTGTTTCAGGGCACGCGCGTTCCCGTCCAGAACCTCCTCGACTACCTCTCTTCGGGCCGACCACTCGACGACTTCTTGGAGGGGTTCCCCAGTGTCAGCCGTGAGCAGGCCGCTGCGTTCCTCGCGCTGGCGAAAGACGCTGTCCTCGCGGCTGCCTAG
- a CDS encoding ATP-binding cassette domain-containing protein: protein MIEFRNVSLSYPTPEKGRRTIFEDVSFQIDRGELVYLVGKTGSGKSSLLKLLYMDREPDAGVVGVGHYRSDQIKEKEVPYLRRSLGVVFQDFQLLPDRSAFENVAFALYATGKSGGAVKHRVLQVLARVGLTHRQRAMPHEMSGGEQQRACIARALVNEPPLLLADEPTGNLDPTVADGIHELLLKLHRQGMTILMATHDYRLVRQHPARTLALTKGRVVEVTPEVLGAAERA, encoded by the coding sequence ATGATTGAATTCCGCAATGTGAGCCTGTCGTATCCGACCCCGGAGAAGGGGCGGCGGACGATCTTCGAGGACGTGTCGTTCCAGATCGATCGCGGCGAACTCGTCTACCTCGTCGGCAAGACGGGGAGCGGGAAGAGTTCGCTCCTGAAGCTGCTCTACATGGACCGCGAGCCGGACGCGGGGGTGGTGGGCGTCGGGCACTACCGGTCGGACCAGATCAAGGAGAAAGAGGTCCCCTACCTCCGGCGCTCGCTCGGGGTCGTCTTCCAGGACTTTCAGCTCTTGCCGGACCGGAGCGCGTTCGAGAACGTCGCCTTCGCGCTCTACGCGACCGGCAAGAGCGGCGGCGCAGTCAAGCACCGCGTGCTCCAGGTGCTCGCGCGCGTCGGGCTGACGCACCGGCAGCGGGCGATGCCGCACGAGATGTCCGGCGGCGAGCAGCAGCGCGCCTGCATCGCCCGTGCGCTCGTCAACGAGCCGCCCCTCCTCCTGGCCGACGAGCCCACCGGCAACCTCGACCCTACGGTCGCCGACGGCATCCACGAGCTGCTGCTCAAGCTCCACCGGCAGGGCATGACGATCCTCATGGCGACGCACGACTACCGCCTCGTCCGTCAGCACCCGGCGCGCACGCTCGCCCTCACGAAGGGCCGCGTCGTCGAGGTCACGCCCGAAGTCCTCGGCGCGGCGGAGCGGGCATAG
- a CDS encoding NAD-binding protein codes for MKFVSGQLSYFFGDRKVRRNVRSLLKYVAFIAAVIVVYAVVFHVVMRYEGQEHSWVTGFYWTLTVMSTLGFGDITFQSDLGRLFSIVVLLSGIVLLLIVLPFAFVRFFYAPWLETQVRTRAPRAVPPDTEGHVVICDYDSVAPGLIRRLKQEGIPYFVLEDDPTVAANRYLDGVSVIAGEVDSRATYEALRLDHARLVLANREDTVNTNIVLTVREVEPDETVVAIANAKDSVDVLELSGATHVLPLKQWLGEQLANRVNAQHAQSHPIGHYEDLLIAELPVHNTPFSGKTIRETRMRQISGVSVVGIWGRGALLPARADTHLDNDSVLVVIGTEEQLAALDDLLVIYSVNPNPVVVVGGGRVGAAVARSLRARDIPVHLVERDPALCRRLQSACNEVFAGDAADYYLLEEAGVLKAPSVVLTTNDDAVNIFLASYCRKLNPEARIVSRITHERNLEAIHRAGADFVLSYASLGTEAVFSIIKGKELIVLGEGVNLFSVPTPRSLRGKALAETGIGAQTGMTVVALQQNGSVTTDLSAETVLAAEDELLMLGGSEQRRDFAKLFGA; via the coding sequence ATGAAGTTCGTCAGCGGCCAGCTCTCCTACTTTTTCGGGGACCGCAAAGTCCGGCGCAACGTCCGGTCGCTGCTGAAGTACGTCGCGTTCATCGCCGCCGTGATCGTGGTCTACGCCGTCGTGTTCCACGTCGTGATGCGCTACGAGGGGCAGGAGCACTCGTGGGTGACAGGGTTCTACTGGACGCTGACGGTGATGAGCACGCTCGGCTTCGGCGACATCACGTTCCAGAGTGACCTCGGGCGGCTCTTCAGCATCGTCGTGCTGCTCTCGGGGATCGTCCTGCTCCTGATCGTCCTCCCGTTCGCGTTCGTCCGGTTCTTCTACGCGCCCTGGCTGGAGACGCAGGTCCGCACGCGTGCCCCGCGCGCCGTGCCGCCGGACACCGAGGGCCACGTCGTGATCTGCGACTACGACTCGGTGGCGCCGGGGCTGATCCGGCGGCTCAAGCAGGAGGGCATCCCCTACTTCGTGCTCGAAGACGACCCGACGGTCGCCGCCAACCGGTACCTGGACGGCGTTTCGGTGATCGCGGGCGAGGTCGACAGCAGGGCTACCTACGAGGCGCTCCGCCTCGACCATGCCCGCCTCGTGCTCGCCAACCGCGAAGACACGGTCAATACCAACATCGTCCTGACCGTCCGCGAGGTGGAGCCGGACGAGACGGTCGTGGCGATTGCCAACGCGAAGGACTCCGTCGACGTGCTCGAACTGAGCGGGGCTACGCACGTCCTCCCGCTCAAGCAGTGGCTCGGCGAGCAGCTCGCCAACCGCGTCAACGCACAGCACGCGCAGTCCCACCCCATCGGCCACTACGAGGACCTGCTCATCGCCGAGCTGCCGGTGCACAACACGCCGTTCTCCGGCAAGACGATCCGCGAGACGCGGATGCGCCAGATCTCCGGCGTGAGCGTAGTCGGCATCTGGGGACGCGGGGCCTTGCTTCCGGCGCGGGCCGACACCCACCTCGACAACGACAGCGTGCTCGTCGTCATCGGCACCGAGGAGCAACTTGCGGCGCTCGACGACCTCCTCGTCATCTACAGCGTCAACCCGAACCCCGTCGTCGTCGTCGGCGGCGGGCGGGTCGGTGCGGCGGTGGCGCGGTCGCTCCGGGCACGCGACATCCCGGTCCACCTCGTCGAGCGCGACCCGGCGCTCTGCCGGCGGCTCCAGTCGGCCTGCAACGAGGTCTTCGCCGGGGACGCAGCGGACTACTACCTCCTGGAGGAGGCCGGCGTGCTGAAGGCCCCCTCGGTGGTGCTGACGACCAACGACGACGCCGTCAACATCTTCCTCGCCTCGTACTGCCGCAAGCTGAACCCCGAGGCCCGCATCGTCAGCCGGATCACGCACGAGCGCAACCTCGAAGCCATCCACCGCGCCGGGGCGGACTTCGTGCTGAGCTACGCCTCGCTCGGCACCGAGGCCGTGTTCTCGATCATCAAGGGCAAGGAGCTGATCGTGCTCGGCGAGGGGGTCAACCTGTTCTCGGTCCCGACGCCGCGCTCGCTGCGCGGCAAGGCGCTCGCCGAGACCGGTATTGGGGCCCAGACGGGGATGACCGTCGTCGCCCTGCAGCAGAACGGCAGCGTCACGACGGACCTCTCGGCCGAGACCGTGCTCGCCGCCGAGGACGAGCTCCTCATGCTCGGCGGGAGCGAGCAGCGCCGCGACTTCGCCAAGCTCTTCGGCGCGTGA
- a CDS encoding thioesterase family protein produces the protein MQPEPLRQPFEVEIAITPADIDQLDHVNNVVYLRWVQEAAIAHWTAAATDEEKDSLLWVIARHEIDYRRPAFRQDEAVIVRTWLGGTRGQSFERHTEILRAADRKLLAEARTFWRPIDPATMRPVAPSDDLYARFSTSDGG, from the coding sequence ATGCAACCTGAGCCGCTCCGCCAGCCGTTTGAGGTCGAGATCGCCATCACGCCGGCGGACATCGATCAGCTCGACCACGTCAACAACGTCGTCTACCTGCGCTGGGTGCAGGAGGCGGCGATTGCGCACTGGACGGCGGCCGCGACGGACGAGGAGAAAGACAGCTTACTCTGGGTCATCGCCCGGCACGAGATCGACTACCGACGGCCGGCGTTCCGGCAGGACGAGGCCGTCATCGTCCGGACATGGCTTGGGGGGACGAGGGGACAATCGTTCGAGCGGCACACGGAGATCCTTCGCGCCGCGGACCGGAAGCTGCTGGCAGAGGCCCGCACCTTCTGGCGACCCATCGACCCGGCGACGATGCGGCCCGTCGCGCCGAGCGACGACCTCTACGCCCGGTTCTCGACATCGGACGGCGGGTAG
- a CDS encoding DASH family cryptochrome, with product MPASLLWFRNDLRLHDHEPLLDAVEAAGPDGRLLAVYCLDPRHYAETPYGFRKTEGYRAAFVLESLRDLRGRMRSLGSDLVVRQGRPEDVLPPLAEQTGAASIHLHDEPMQEEMEVEQALREALPDLTWNVVWGHTLVSLDDLPFEVADAPDVFTQFRKAVEKGPAGDYYAPEPAPEALPPTPDGVGPGAIPESVDALGVAPRETDDRLGFRMRGGETAGLKRLDHYLWDADRLRVYKETRNGMLAPDDSSKLSAWLAHGCLSPRRVQAEVRRYEAERVKNRSTYWLTFELLWRDFFRLYGAKYGDRLFWPSGPKGVAGMPERLDEGLFAAWRDGRTGLPMVDASMRELNETGFMSNRGRQNVASFFAKHLKQPWWVGAAYFEALLVDYDVTSNWGNWAYNAGVGSDPRDRYFDVELQLRKYDEDAAFVKHWLPALRDLPPKQAREPYRMSDAEQERHGVVLGEDYPVPVIDYDRVTQALREGSRPGRDDRGSKQGGPRRKRGNRRQR from the coding sequence GTGCCCGCCTCCCTCCTCTGGTTCCGCAACGACCTCCGCCTCCACGACCACGAGCCGCTCCTCGACGCTGTCGAAGCGGCCGGGCCGGACGGGCGGCTCCTCGCCGTCTACTGCCTCGACCCGCGCCACTACGCTGAGACGCCGTACGGCTTCCGTAAGACTGAGGGCTACCGCGCCGCCTTCGTCCTCGAATCGCTCCGCGACCTCCGCGGGCGGATGCGCTCGCTCGGCAGCGACCTCGTCGTGCGGCAGGGGCGGCCGGAGGACGTGCTGCCCCCGCTCGCCGAGCAGACCGGCGCGGCGTCGATCCACCTCCACGACGAGCCGATGCAGGAGGAGATGGAGGTCGAGCAGGCACTCCGCGAGGCGCTGCCGGACCTGACGTGGAACGTCGTCTGGGGCCACACGCTCGTCTCGCTCGACGACCTCCCGTTCGAAGTCGCCGACGCGCCGGACGTGTTCACGCAGTTCCGCAAGGCCGTCGAGAAGGGTCCGGCGGGCGACTACTACGCGCCCGAGCCCGCCCCCGAGGCGCTGCCGCCGACGCCCGACGGCGTCGGGCCCGGCGCTATCCCCGAGTCGGTCGACGCCCTCGGCGTCGCGCCGCGCGAGACGGACGACCGGCTCGGGTTTCGGATGCGCGGCGGTGAGACGGCCGGGCTGAAGCGCCTCGATCACTACCTCTGGGATGCCGACCGTCTCCGCGTCTACAAGGAGACCCGCAACGGAATGCTCGCGCCCGACGACTCGTCGAAGCTCTCGGCGTGGCTCGCGCACGGGTGCCTTTCGCCGCGCCGCGTCCAGGCCGAGGTCCGGCGCTACGAGGCCGAGCGCGTCAAGAACCGGAGCACCTACTGGCTGACCTTCGAGCTGCTGTGGCGCGACTTCTTCCGGCTCTACGGCGCCAAGTATGGCGACCGCCTGTTCTGGCCCTCCGGCCCGAAGGGCGTCGCGGGCATGCCGGAGCGCCTCGACGAGGGCCTCTTCGCCGCCTGGCGCGACGGGCGAACCGGCCTCCCGATGGTGGACGCCTCGATGCGCGAACTCAACGAGACCGGCTTCATGTCGAACCGGGGCCGGCAGAACGTGGCCTCGTTCTTCGCCAAGCACCTCAAGCAGCCGTGGTGGGTCGGCGCGGCCTACTTCGAGGCGCTGCTGGTGGACTACGACGTGACGAGCAACTGGGGCAACTGGGCCTACAACGCCGGCGTCGGTAGCGACCCGCGCGACCGCTACTTCGACGTCGAGCTGCAGCTCAGGAAGTACGACGAGGACGCCGCCTTCGTGAAGCACTGGCTGCCCGCGCTCCGCGACCTCCCGCCGAAGCAGGCCCGCGAGCCGTACCGGATGTCGGACGCCGAGCAGGAGCGGCACGGCGTCGTCCTCGGCGAGGACTACCCGGTCCCGGTGATCGACTACGACCGGGTGACGCAGGCCCTCCGCGAGGGCTCGCGCCCCGGCCGCGACGACCGCGGCTCGAAGCAAGGCGGCCCGCGCCGCAAACGCGGCAACCGACGCCAGCGCTAG
- a CDS encoding helix-turn-helix domain-containing protein: protein MASATLHAACPVTAAVALVGGKWKIPLLWHLQAGPRRYGALRRAIPGISEKMLGQQLRALAADGLVERTVYAEVPPRVDYALTAQGRALTPALSALADWGVAHLDGPWCSEAQSTEGTA, encoded by the coding sequence ATGGCTTCGGCCACGCTCCACGCCGCCTGCCCCGTCACCGCTGCCGTCGCGCTCGTCGGCGGAAAGTGGAAGATCCCGCTCCTGTGGCACCTCCAGGCCGGGCCGCGCCGCTACGGGGCGCTTCGGCGGGCGATCCCCGGCATCTCGGAGAAGATGCTCGGCCAGCAGCTCCGCGCCCTCGCCGCCGACGGTCTCGTCGAGCGGACGGTCTACGCTGAGGTCCCGCCCCGCGTGGACTACGCGCTCACCGCGCAGGGCCGCGCCCTGACGCCCGCGCTGAGCGCGCTCGCCGACTGGGGCGTCGCCCACCTCGACGGCCCGTGGTGTAGCGAAGCGCAGAGCACGGAGGGCACGGCATGA
- a CDS encoding HNH endonuclease yields the protein MARWIDDIVTAMQNLGGQAAYAALYEEVARVRGLPLPKTWRAIVRNQVESYSSDSENYRDSREDLFYSVGGLGSGAWALRKRAGYPTKNSITRADSASASREPRPGYEGAVKRVALDRYERDPKLRQRCLDYFGYDCAVCGLNFETAYGEIGRGYIHVHHLVPLALKAGPRLVDPVRDLRPVCPNCHAMLHRRNPPIPVEELRAQLRSSAS from the coding sequence ATGGCCCGCTGGATCGACGACATTGTAACCGCGATGCAGAATCTCGGAGGGCAAGCGGCCTACGCCGCCCTGTACGAGGAGGTAGCACGCGTGCGAGGCCTCCCACTTCCGAAGACCTGGCGGGCGATTGTTCGGAACCAGGTCGAAAGCTACTCCTCTGACTCCGAAAATTATCGGGATAGCCGCGAGGATTTGTTCTACTCTGTCGGGGGGCTCGGAAGTGGCGCGTGGGCGCTTCGAAAGCGGGCGGGCTATCCGACCAAGAATTCTATAACTCGCGCCGACTCCGCTTCCGCCTCGCGTGAGCCGCGTCCCGGCTACGAGGGGGCCGTGAAGCGCGTCGCACTCGACCGATACGAACGAGACCCGAAACTCCGGCAGCGCTGTCTCGACTACTTCGGATATGACTGCGCCGTATGTGGGCTCAATTTCGAGACGGCCTACGGGGAGATAGGTCGGGGATATATCCATGTTCATCATCTGGTCCCGCTTGCATTGAAGGCTGGACCTCGCCTCGTTGACCCAGTTCGAGACCTTCGGCCAGTCTGCCCGAACTGCCACGCCATGCTACACCGCCGCAATCCGCCCATCCCGGTTGAGGAATTGCGCGCTCAACTGCGCTCCTCGGCTAGTTGA
- the pdxA gene encoding 4-hydroxythreonine-4-phosphate dehydrogenase PdxA — translation MPHRSRLALTLGDPNGIGPEVVLKTLADGDLRARIDPVLVGSEAVLHAHAARLGLEDVATGLDIWEVAPGETPDIAWGETNAVGGRLAMRAVERAVDACLAGEADAMVTAPISKEAITLAGYHVPGHTEFIAARTDADGVVMVLLDPHVPGLRVALVTTHMPVRAVADAVTPEVILDTLRRLDASLRRDFGIDAPRVAVLGLNPHAGDGGVIGTEDRDLVEPALERARAEGLGVHGPFPADAFFGRRGFERHDAVLAMYHDQGLAPFKALAMGGGVNVSVGLPIVRTSPDHGTGFDIAGRGLADAASFREATLLAAEIAARRRLEDRG, via the coding sequence ATGCCCCATCGCTCTCGCCTCGCGCTCACCCTCGGCGACCCGAACGGGATCGGGCCGGAGGTGGTGCTGAAGACGCTCGCGGACGGCGACCTGCGCGCGCGCATCGATCCGGTGCTGGTCGGGTCGGAAGCGGTGCTGCACGCGCACGCCGCGCGGCTCGGGCTGGAAGATGTGGCGACGGGGCTAGACATCTGGGAGGTCGCGCCGGGCGAGACGCCGGACATTGCGTGGGGCGAGACGAACGCGGTGGGCGGCCGCCTCGCCATGCGGGCCGTCGAGCGCGCCGTCGACGCCTGCCTCGCAGGCGAGGCCGACGCGATGGTGACGGCTCCGATCTCGAAGGAGGCGATCACGCTCGCGGGCTACCACGTCCCCGGCCACACCGAGTTCATCGCTGCCCGCACCGACGCCGATGGGGTGGTGATGGTGCTCCTCGACCCGCACGTTCCCGGTCTCCGCGTCGCGCTCGTCACAACGCATATGCCGGTCCGCGCCGTCGCCGACGCCGTGACGCCCGAGGTAATCCTCGACACGCTCCGCCGCCTCGACGCCAGCCTGCGGCGCGACTTCGGGATCGACGCCCCGCGCGTCGCCGTGCTCGGCCTGAACCCGCACGCGGGCGACGGCGGGGTGATCGGGACCGAGGACCGCGACCTCGTCGAGCCGGCGCTGGAGCGGGCACGCGCCGAGGGCCTGGGCGTCCACGGCCCCTTTCCCGCCGACGCGTTCTTCGGGCGGCGCGGCTTCGAGCGGCACGACGCCGTCCTTGCGATGTACCACGACCAGGGGCTCGCCCCGTTCAAAGCCCTCGCCATGGGCGGCGGGGTCAATGTCAGCGTAGGCCTCCCCATCGTCCGCACCTCGCCCGACCACGGGACCGGCTTCGATATCGCCGGGCGCGGCCTCGCCGACGCGGCGAGCTTCCGCGAGGCCACGCTCCTCGCCGCCGAGATCGCCGCGCGACGCAGGCTGGAGGATAGAGGGTAG
- a CDS encoding FKBP-type peptidyl-prolyl cis-trans isomerase, with product MSIRHATRRRLLALLAVPLVLAAPLVLAACETAPETGDLDTLDEQAAYIIGFGFGSDLSEQSALQGVELDHDLVLAAAREGLRGDSMRFSDDEIASIMRAFGDTLRVQATRSNAEEGEAYLAGIAGQDSVEATESGLLYKVLREGEGESPELGETVVVNYRGTLPDGTVFDSSYERGQPQQFRVGEVIEGWNEALQLMKPGSQWMLYIPAALAYGEQARPPIGPSRALTFEVELIDVIAAEE from the coding sequence ATGTCCATACGCCACGCGACCCGCCGCCGCCTGCTCGCCCTCCTCGCCGTGCCCCTCGTCCTCGCCGCGCCCCTCGTCCTCGCCGCCTGCGAGACCGCGCCCGAGACCGGCGACCTCGACACCCTAGACGAGCAGGCGGCCTACATCATCGGCTTTGGCTTCGGATCTGATCTCAGCGAGCAGTCCGCCCTCCAGGGTGTCGAACTCGACCACGACCTCGTCCTCGCAGCCGCCCGCGAAGGGCTGCGCGGCGACTCGATGCGGTTCTCGGACGACGAGATCGCCTCGATCATGCGCGCCTTCGGGGACACCCTCCGAGTCCAGGCGACGCGGTCGAACGCGGAGGAGGGCGAGGCCTACCTCGCCGGCATCGCCGGGCAGGACAGCGTCGAGGCCACCGAGAGTGGGCTGCTCTACAAGGTGCTCCGCGAGGGCGAGGGCGAGTCTCCTGAACTCGGCGAGACCGTCGTGGTCAACTACCGCGGCACGCTCCCCGACGGCACCGTCTTCGACTCGTCCTACGAGCGCGGCCAGCCGCAGCAGTTCCGCGTCGGCGAGGTGATCGAGGGCTGGAACGAGGCGCTCCAGCTCATGAAGCCGGGGAGCCAGTGGATGCTCTACATCCCGGCCGCCCTCGCCTACGGCGAGCAGGCCCGCCCGCCCATCGGCCCGAGCCGCGCCCTCACCTTCGAGGTCGAGCTGATCGACGTGATCGCGGCGGAGGAGTAG
- a CDS encoding class I SAM-dependent methyltransferase → MPPPTPAATPPYDALAAGYDVVMAHVDYGDWADYVLDLFALHEHEPQSILELGCGTGSLAFELQERRPGGFRYLATDRSETMVRVARAKADLHGTSLGDPGSGPGQALRFAVADFTGFDVDERFDAVLLLYDGLNYLLDDADVAALFERVAAALAPGGLFIVDQSTPANSVNNEAYFEDEGEADRFTYTRHSQYDPATRLHTTTFDLEIDGTAYAERHVQRAYALGEIDALAAASPLEVMAAYDGFTTASATDDSERIHWIMKRSKDE, encoded by the coding sequence ATGCCGCCCCCGACACCCGCCGCCACCCCGCCCTACGACGCCCTCGCCGCGGGCTACGACGTGGTCATGGCGCACGTCGACTACGGCGACTGGGCCGACTACGTCCTCGACCTCTTCGCGCTCCACGAGCACGAGCCGCAGTCGATCCTCGAACTCGGCTGCGGGACGGGCAGCCTCGCCTTTGAGTTGCAGGAGCGGCGGCCCGGCGGGTTCCGCTACCTCGCCACCGACCGCTCGGAGACGATGGTCCGCGTGGCCCGGGCGAAAGCAGACCTGCACGGAACGAGCCTCGGCGACCCCGGATCGGGTCCGGGGCAGGCTCTCCGCTTCGCCGTGGCTGACTTCACAGGGTTCGACGTAGACGAGCGCTTCGACGCGGTCCTGCTGCTCTACGACGGGCTGAACTACCTCCTCGACGACGCCGACGTGGCGGCCCTCTTCGAGCGCGTCGCGGCGGCGCTCGCGCCGGGCGGCCTGTTCATCGTCGACCAAAGCACGCCGGCCAACTCGGTCAACAACGAGGCCTACTTCGAGGACGAGGGCGAGGCCGACCGCTTCACGTACACCCGGCACAGCCAGTACGACCCCGCGACCCGCCTCCACACGACCACGTTCGACCTGGAGATCGACGGCACGGCCTACGCCGAGCGGCACGTCCAGCGGGCCTACGCGCTGGGCGAGATCGACGCCCTCGCCGCCGCCTCGCCGCTGGAGGTGATGGCCGCGTACGACGGCTTCACCACGGCCTCGGCCACCGACGATTCCGAGCGCATTCATTGGATTATGAAAAGGTCGAAGGACGAATGA
- a CDS encoding sodium-dependent bicarbonate transport family permease, whose translation MDALSDLVSTFASQLQKPTLAFLLGGMGIAALGSKLTIPDAIYRFIVFMLLMRIGLEAGIEIREADFGAIVVPALIAFVVGCFVVILGRVTLAALPQVSTEDGIATAGLFGAVSASTLAAAMVVLEEETVLFEAWVPALYPFMDIPALVLAIVLAGVHAQKQNGTERVAILPILKNSLRGSALSALLLGIVIGLLARPEGLFEEFYDPLFRGLLSILMLVLGIEAWSRLAELRQVAHWFAIYALVAPLVHGLVAFGLGYLAHVATGFSPGGVILLAVIAASNSDISGPPTLRAGIPSANPSAYIGSSTAIGTPISIAVGIPLYLTLGQLVFGL comes from the coding sequence ATGGACGCTCTGTCCGACCTCGTCTCGACGTTCGCCTCCCAGCTTCAGAAGCCGACGCTGGCCTTTCTGCTGGGCGGCATGGGCATCGCCGCGCTGGGGTCCAAGCTGACGATCCCGGACGCGATCTACCGCTTCATCGTGTTCATGCTCCTGATGCGGATCGGCCTGGAGGCAGGAATTGAGATCCGCGAGGCCGACTTCGGGGCGATCGTGGTTCCGGCGCTGATCGCGTTTGTGGTCGGGTGCTTCGTCGTGATCCTCGGCCGGGTGACGCTGGCGGCGCTGCCGCAGGTGAGCACCGAGGACGGGATCGCCACGGCGGGCCTGTTCGGGGCCGTGAGCGCCTCCACGCTCGCCGCGGCGATGGTGGTGCTCGAAGAGGAGACGGTCTTGTTTGAGGCGTGGGTCCCGGCGCTCTACCCGTTCATGGACATCCCCGCGCTCGTGCTGGCGATTGTGCTGGCCGGGGTGCACGCGCAGAAGCAGAACGGCACCGAGCGCGTGGCGATCCTGCCGATCCTCAAGAACAGCCTGCGCGGCTCGGCGCTCTCGGCGCTCCTGCTCGGCATCGTGATCGGGCTGCTGGCCCGGCCCGAGGGGCTCTTCGAGGAGTTCTACGACCCGCTCTTCCGCGGCCTGCTCTCGATCCTCATGCTGGTGCTCGGCATCGAGGCGTGGTCGCGCCTGGCGGAGCTGCGCCAGGTGGCGCACTGGTTTGCGATCTACGCCCTCGTGGCCCCGCTCGTCCACGGACTCGTGGCCTTCGGGCTGGGCTACCTCGCCCACGTCGCGACCGGCTTCAGCCCGGGCGGGGTGATCCTGCTGGCGGTCATCGCCGCGTCGAACTCGGACATTTCGGGTCCGCCGACGCTGCGGGCCGGGATCCCCTCGGCGAACCCGTCGGCCTACATCGGCTCCTCGACAGCGATCGGCACGCCGATCTCGATCGCGGTCGGGATTCCGCTCTACCTGACGCTTGGCCAGCTCGTCTTCGGCCTCTAG